Proteins encoded by one window of Fusarium graminearum PH-1 chromosome 1, whole genome shotgun sequence:
- a CDS encoding iron sulfur cluster assembly protein 1 has translation MFARGIRAVSRRAAIAAPLARPTILPATRQIAPAVAVNSSRSYHEKVLDHYSRPRNVGSMNKKDADVGTGLVGAPACGDVMKLQIRVDPETQKISEVKFKTFGCGSAIASSSYLTELVRGMSLDDAGKVKNTEIAKELCLPPVKLHCSMLAEDAIKSAISDYYTKNPNAKVSNLSGTGMKLPEADAPAAATA, from the exons ATGTTCGCTCGAGGAATCCGTGCCGTCTCCCGAAGAGCTGCCATCGCTGCTCCTCTTGCTCGCCCTACCATTCTCCCTGCTACCCGACAGATCGCCCCCGCCGTTGCCGTCAACTCCTCGCGCTCTTACCACGAGAAGGTCCTCGACCACTACTCGCGACCCCGAAATGTTGGCTCCATGAACAAGAAGGATGCTGATGTCGGTACCGGTCTTGTCGGTGCTCCCGCCTGTGGCGATGTCATGAAGCTTCAGATTCGCGTCGACCCTGAAACCCAAAAGATCTCCgaggtcaagttcaagacaTTCGGATGTGGTTCCGCCATTGCTTCCAGCAGTTATCTTACCGAGCTTGTCCGTGGCATGAGCCTCGATGATGCcggcaaggtcaagaacacCGAGATTGCCAAGGAGCTCTGCTTGCCTCCCGTTAAGC TTCACTGCTCCATGTTGGCTGAGGATGCCATCAAGTCAGCCATCTCCGACTACTACACCAAGAACCCCAACGCCAAGGTCAGCAACCTCAGCGGTACTGGCATGAAGCTCCCCGAGGCCGATGCTCCCGCTGCCGCCACTGCTTAA